From the Gadus chalcogrammus isolate NIFS_2021 chromosome 15, NIFS_Gcha_1.0, whole genome shotgun sequence genome, one window contains:
- the LOC130404549 gene encoding max-interacting protein 1-like: MVKFMRQHRELKSEETLSEESDASVDQQDFTEMTEYAFNDVLYSKCSAMDKIDTFMKNVQVLLDAAHYIENIEKNNGKCEHGYASSYPETEISLHQKQRKFKNKKMDHIHNRSAHNELEKNRRAHLRLCLERLKSLIPLGPDCSRHTTLGLLKKAKSHIKKLEEADRRSQHQLENLEREQRHLQRQLSNLSPSGDRVSMDTLSSMLDSSDRSEDSDREDIEVDVESTEFSQGEMDSISLNGGSDLDDQSSRQSLASDEGYSTCSLKLAFSA; the protein is encoded by the exons ATGGTCAAATTCATGCGACAGCACCGTGAGCTCAAATCCGAAGAGACTCTGTCGGAGGAGTCGGATGCGTCCGTGGACCAGCAGGACTTCACAGAGATGACCGAGTATGCCTTTAACGACGTTTTGTATTCCAAATGTTCCGCAATGGACAAAATCGACACTTTTATGAAAAACGTGCAAGTGTTGCTCGATGCCGCGCACTACATTGAGAATATAGAGAAGAATAACGGAA AATGTGAACATGGATATGCATCATCATACCCTGAAACGGAGATCTCACTGCATCAGAAACAACGGAAATTTAAGAACAAGAAAATGGACCATATTCACAACAG aTCAGCACATAACGAACTGGAGAAGAACCG ACGAGCACATCTTCGCCTGTGTCTGGAGAGGTTGAAGTCCCTCATACCCCTTGGGCCGGACTGCAGTCGGCACACTACGCTAGGTCTGCTTAAAAAGGCCAAGTCACATATTAAG AAACTGGAGGAGGCCGACAGGCGAAGCCAGCACCAGCTGGAGAACctggagagggagcagagacaCCTCCAGAGGCAGCTGTCCAACCTCAGTCCATCAGGGGACCGGGTGTCCATGGACACTCTGAGCTCCATGTTGGACTCCTCCGACCGCTCAGAGGATTCTGATCGAG AGGACATCGAAGTGGACGTGGAAAGCACAGAGTTCTCCCAGGGCGAGATGGACAGCATCAGCCTCAACGGGGGCAGTGACCTGGATGACCAAAGCAGCAGGCAGAGCCTGGCCAGCGACGAAGGATACTCCACCTGTAGTCTAAAACTCGCCTTCTCGGCTTaa